From the Oryza glaberrima chromosome 5, OglaRS2, whole genome shotgun sequence genome, one window contains:
- the LOC127774716 gene encoding hydroxyproline O-arabinosyltransferase NOD3-like produces MSGRKNAGKASPCLLLLISVGCFFATYNFLTMVGHGRSRDAGPRKILGGVGGGGSDPSKRFHVALTATDALYSQWQSRVMYYWYREMRDRPGSDMGGFTRILHSGKPDGLMDEIPTLVVDPLPEGADRGYIVLNRPWAFVQWLKKSNIKEDYVLMAEPDHIFVRPLPNLAHGDEPAAFPFFYIKPTENEKILRKFFPEENGPVSKIDPIGNSPVIIKKAQLEKIAPTWMNISLKMKEDVETDKAFGWVLEMYAYAVASALHGVHYSLRKDFMIQPPWDAKSDNTFIIHYTYGCDYTLKGELTYGKIGEWRFDKRSYLRSPPPRNLTLPPPGVPESVATLVKMVNEATANIPGWDEER; encoded by the exons ATGAGCGGGAGGAAGAATGCCGGCAAGGCCTCGCCGTGCCTGCTCCTCCTCATCTCGGTGGGCTGCTTCTTCGCGACCTACAACTTCCTGACGATGGTGGGCCACGGCCGGAGCCGGGACGCCGGGCCGCGGAAGAtactcggcggcgtcggcggcggcggctcggaccCGTCGAAGAGGTTCCACGTCGCGCTCACGGCGACGGACGCGCTCTACAGCCAGTGGCAGTCGCGGGTGATGTACTACTGGTACAGGGAGATGAGGGATCGGCCTGGCTCCGACATGGGCGGCTTCACGCGGATCCTGCACTCCGGGAAGCCCGACGGATTGATGGATGAGATACCTACCTTGGTGGTTGATCCCCTCCCCGAAGGCGCGGATCGA GGTTACATTGTCCTAAACAGGCCTTGGGCATTTGTTCaatggctgaagaaatcaaacATCAAAGAAGA CTATGTACTTATGGCTGAGCCAGAtcacatctttgtgaggccATTGCCAAACTTAGCTCATGGCGACGAACCTGCTGCGTTTCCCTTCTTCTACATCAAACCAactgaaaatgaaaaaataCTGAGGAAGTTCTTTCCTGAAGAAAATGGACCAGTCTCAAAAATTGATCCTATTGGTAATTCCCCAGTGATTATCAAGAAG GCCCAGCTTGAGAAGATTGCTCCAACTTGGATGAATATTTCGTTGAAAATGAAAGAGGATGTGGAGACAGACAAAGCTTTTGGATGGGTCTTGGAAAT GTATGCATATGCTGTCGCTAGTGCATTGCATGGTGTGCACTACAGCCTTCGTAAGGATTTTATGATTCAG CCTCCTTGGGACGCGAAATCGGACAACACATTCATCATCCATTACACTTATGGGTGTGATTATACATTAAAG GGTGAGCTAACTTATGGGAAAATAGGGGAATGGCGGTTTGACAAAAGATCTTATCTTCGTTCACCACCGCCAAGAAATCTTACATTACCTCCTCCAGGAGTTCCCGAAAGTGTG